The DNA sequence AGGCAAACAATCCGCCAAAACCAACTGCCGTAATTCCGATTATTAACCAGGCATCGATCTGTTGGAAAAATTTTAATTGCGTTCTCATATTTACATTTTGATTTTTCTCCAGATTTGGCATCCATAAATAGAGAAACAAAAAAGTAAGCAAACCGACAATTGCAATAAGTATAAAAGTATGACGCCAGATAAAATGGTGTCCAATATAGGTTCCAATTGGCACTCCGATCAGATTAGCCAATGTCAAACCTGAAAACATAATGGCAATCGCCTGAGCTTCTTTGCCTTTATCTGCCAAACGACTTGCTACTACCGCTCCTACTCCAAAGAAAGCACCATGGGGCAATCCCGATAAGAATCTGGAGGCGAATAAAAATTCGTAATCCGGTGCAATGATCGAAAGAGCGTTAAAAACGGTCAGCATCACAGCTAAAATTAAAAGCATTTTCTTGGGAGCATAATTTCTTCCAAGGATTACTAATAAAGGTGCTCCGATAACAACTCCAAGTGCGTAAGCCGAAATCAAATATCCGGCTACAGGAATGGAAACATTCATATCTGAAGCAATATCAGGCAACAACCCCATCATTACAAACTCTGTAATACCGATCGTTAAACCACCTAATGACAGCGCAATAAGACTTTTTTTCATTTTATTTTTACAAGAAAGGAATAGATTTTCTATACTGCAAATTTAAAGCCGTTACTGATAAAAATAATTGTATATTTACGACATAAACTTGTATATATACGCTATGCCAAGATTAAATCAATTCAAAACACTTGTAATAGATGAATTTGAAGATGAAAAATTTCATCTGCCGCCCCACTCTCATAGTTATTATGAAATCATTTTTATCAAAAAAGGAAGTGGTATTCATCATTTAAACAACAATTTATTACCGTATAAATCAGGTGACTTATTTGTTATTTCGCCTGATGACGAACATTATTTTGATATTAAAAAAAGCACTCGTTTTTTTTATATCAAGTTTACAGATCATTATTTCAATTCGAAACAAAACCTAACCTGCGATGAATTCTTAATCCACACTCCGGAAAGTTTCATGCGTGATAAAACACTAAAAGAAATAGTTCTGAAATTAGACGATCCGTGTAAAACAATACTGCGAAATACAATCGAAAACATTGCCGCTTACAACTGCGAAACCGATGTGTCCAATTCACCAATTGTATTCTATCAAATCCTTTCCATCTTTGGTTTGATAAAAGAAACCCTACGCGGAATGAATCTGGTTGTTAAAGGAAATGCCATCGACAACGAACAAATCACTTCTTATATTCATCAAAATATTTATCAGCCAAAATTGGTTCAGATCAAAGTAATTGCCACTCATTTTAATATCGCGCAAACCTATTTTAGTTCTTATTTCAAAAGAACTTTTTCCATTAGCTATCGGGATTATATTCACAATTTACGAACCACTTTGATCGAAAAACGTTTTCAAAACAATCAACTGTCAATCAAACAAGTCGCTCATGAATTTGGATTTACTGATGAAAGTCATTTGTCACATTATTTCAGAAAAAGAAAAAACATGAACCCTACAAATTATAAAAGACTTTAGTTATTGAAATCTTAAAAGAATCCTCCGATAACTATTTTTGCCTAAATTTGTATTGCAAATAAGATTTTCTTGAGTAAAAAAACCTGCATATTATTCCTTTTCCTGGCCATTGGTTTCTTCCTGATTCCAAGTCATGGTTTTGCATGTGGAAATAAAACAGAAAAAAATACTCCAAAAAAAGAAATTTCTTCAGATAAAAAAGAAAAAGGCAACTGCACAAAAGACTGCTGCAAAAACACCAATCCGACAGAAAAAGAGCAACACGATTGTGACGGTAAATGCAGTCACACCAATTGCACAACCTCTTCTTTACAATTCAGCGTCCCTGCTTCGAATGATTTTGAACTTCAAACCAGTAGCTTCAATTTTTCAACAAAAAAAACGATCTCCTATTACAACGAAGCCAACATTTCTGATGGTTTCACCTCTATTTGGTTACCTCCTAAAATAAAGTGATTGCATTCGTGACAGCCATAAGTGGGTTTTGTCGGTGAAAAGCAGTCTCAGTTTACAGTCTCGGTTTATAGTCTCGGTCACAGTCACAGTCACAGTCTCAACCTGAAACCTGAAACTTGAAACAAAAAACTTAGCGTCTTTGCGACTTTGCGAGCAAGAAACACACCCCTACACGCAAACCCCCGCGAACTTTGCAGTTAAACTTTCACACAACCCCACAAATTCTCAAAGAAAAAAACTAATTTAAAGGAATTAAAATCCTTATTAAAAATATATCAAAATGAAAAACACAATAAACGCTGTTTTAGCAGCAATCACAATAGCTTTGTCTGTAAACACCACAACAGCAACCGAAGTAAAAACTCAAATATTGATAGCAGACGTGCAGGACTCCAATTCGCTTCAAGCTGTTTTTGACAATTATTTTGCTTTGAAAGATGCCCTTATCAAAAGTGATGCAAAAACATCTTCAGCGAAAGCAACCACTTTATTAGCTTCAATTGGCGCTGTAAAAATGGACAAACTAAAAAACAACGAGCACAATGTCTGGATGAAAGTCATGAAAAAAATGACCTCTGATGCTAAAGCAATTTCATCTAATCAGGATCTTAAAAAACAACGTGAGACTTTCAAATCGTTGTCTAAAAACACTTACGAACTAATCAAAGCATCCGGTGCATCTCAGCCTGTTTATTACCAATATTGCCCTATGGCAGATGCCAATTGGTTGAGTAAAGAAAAAGCCGTTAAGAATCCATACTATGGTTCATCGATGCTGACTTGCGGAAATGTGGTAGAAACGATCAAATAAAGATGAAGCTCTATATCAAAAACATGGTATGCAGCAGATGTAAAATGGTTGTGAAGTCTGAGTTTGAAAAACTCGGGCTTCCAACTATTTCTGTAGAATTAGGTGAAGTTGAATTAAAAGACGCGATCACAGAAAATCAAAAAGAAGCTTTACTCCATAAGCTAAACGCCTTAGGTTTTGATTTGATTGATGACAAAAAAAGCAAAACGATCGAAAAGATCAAAACCCTTATTATCGATCTGGTCCATCATAAAAACAATGAACTCAAAATCAACCTATCCGATTATCTGGTCGAAAACCTCAACCAGGATTACAGTACGCTCAGTAATTTATTCTCGGAAATAGAAAACACCACTATCGAAAAGTATTTCATCAGCCAAAAAATAGAAAAAGTAAAAGAACTACTGATTTACAATGAACTTTCGTTAAGCGAAATCGCCGATTTACTCAATTATAGTAATGTGGCACATTTAAGCAATCAGTTTAAAAAAATTACAGGTTTTACGCCTACCTATTTTAAGCAGTTGAAAGACAAGAAACGTATTCAGATTGAGAATTTGTAAGCATTAATACAACCACAAGGTTCACAAAGGTTTACGCAAAAATTCTAAACCATATAAGTAATATAAGTTCATTCAAATTAAAACTTACATTTTCTTATATTACTTATATGGTTTAAAAATATCATGTTTATTTATTTTGAACGCACAAAGTTTTCCAGACCAAGCTTTGCGGACTTTGCGTTTTTACAAAGCCCAGCATATCAAAAAAAAACCTTGCGCCCTTTGCGGTTAAATAAAATTTTGTAAATCTTACAAATCATACTCAAAATTATACAACAAGAAGTAACCGTTACTTCGGAAATTTGCATTGTAATATTAAAAGAACAAAGCAATGACACATCAATATATAATTTCAGGAATGTCCTGTAATGGTTGCCGCACCAAGGTTGAAAACACTTTAAACACGATTGAAGGCGTTCAGGCCGTCGTGACTTTAAATCCACAAACGGCAACGATCACAATGGACAAACATGTTGCGACAGAAAAATTTCAAGAAGTTTTAACTGCAGCCGGAAAATATACCATTGAAATGAAATCGTCGAAAGACACTGAAGAACCAACCGTTAAATCTTGCTGTTCTTCTAAAAATGGACAGGAGCATAAAAATCACGAACAAAAAAAAACGACTGTTATCCCGCATAACGCTACAGGAGTCTTTTATTGTCCAATGCATTGCGAAGGAGACAAAACTTACAACAAAGCAGGAGATTGTCCGGTCTGTGGTATGGACTTAGTACCACAGATTGCCATCACCCATACGCAGTTTACCTGCCCGATGCATCCGGAAATTATTTCGGATGAACCCGGTGACTGTCCTATTTGTGGAATGGATTTGGTTCCGATGCAAGCTTCAGAAAATGATGAAAACAAAAGCTATTTAGATTTACTAAAAAAAATGAAGATTGCCGTATTATTTACGCTACCCCTCTTTATTATTTCGATGTCGGAAATGATTCCGAACAATCCGCTTTACAAATTAATGTCTATTGAAAATTGGAATTGGGTTCAATTCTTTTTTTCGATTCCGGTGCTTTTTTATGCCGGCTGGATGTTCTTCGTTCGTGCCTGGAAATCAATTCTTACTTGGAATCTGAACATGTTTACTCTGATCGGAATCGGAACCAGCGTTGCTTTTTTGTTCAGTATTGCCGGAATGTTTTTTCCGGATATTTTTCCCGCAGAATTCAAATCACACCACGGAACGATTCATTTGTATTTTGAAGCCGCAACCGTTATTATAACTTTAGTTCTACTCGGACAATTGTTGGAAGCAAAAGCACACGGACAAACCAACGGCGCGATCAAAGAATTATTAAAATTGGCACCAACCGAGGCCACTCTGGTAGAAAATGGAGTAGACAAAGTAATCTCTATTCACAACATCAAAAAAGGAGATCTATTACGTGTAAAACCGGGAGAAAAAATTCCGGTAGACGGAAAAATCACTTCAGGTGAAAGCAATATCGACGAATCGATGATCACCGGAGAGCCAATTCCGGTGGATAAAAAAATCGGTGATGCTGTCATTTATGGAACGATAAACGGAACCAAATCATTTGTTATGATTGCCGAAAAAGTAGGTTCAGAAACCATGCTTTCACAGATCATTCAAATGGTAAATGATGCCAGCCGTTCGAGAGCACCAATTCAGAAATTAGCCGATAAAGTCGCTAAATATTTTGTACCTACTGTCGTATTAATTTCGATTCTAACTTTTATCGCTTGGGCGAAATTTGGTCCGGAACCCGCTTATGTGTACGGATTAATCAATGCAATTGCCGTTTTAATTATTGCCTGTCCATGTGCTTTAGGACTAGCCACTCCAATGTCGGTTATGGTGGGTGTGGGTAAAGGAGCTCAATTGGGTATTCTAATTAAAAATGCGGAAGCGTTAGAGAACATGAACAAAATCGATGTTCTGATTACGGATAAAACCGGAACCATTACAGAAGGAAAACCGTCAGTTGAAAAAATTTATGCTGTAGATAACGATGTTGATTTATTATTACAAAGTATCGCTTCGCTAAATCAATACAGTGAGCATCCTTTGGCACAAGCCGTTGTAAATTTCGCAAAAGCTAAAAATAGTACCACAGTAGAAGTTCCGGATTTTGAAACTATTGCCGGAAAAGGAGTTTTGGGAACAGTTAATGCTAAAAAAGTAGCGCTGGGAAATAAAAAACTGATGCTTCAGGTTAAAGCTTCCATTTCTGAAGCTATTGAGAACAAGATCATCGCAGAACAAAACTTAGGCAAAACGGTCTCTTATATCGCAATTGACCAAACTGTTTTGGGTTATGTAACCATTACAGATGCCATCAAAGAAAACAGTGCCAAAGCAATCAAAGCCTTAATTGATCAAGGTGTTGAAGTGATTATGTTAACCGGTGACAATCATAATACCGCAAAAGCAGTAGCAGATCATTTGCATTTGACTTCCTTTAAAGCCGATTGTTTACCGGAAGACAAACTAAAAGAAATTCAACGTTTGCAAGCCGAAGGAAAAATTGTGGCCATGGCGGGAGACGGAATCAACGATGCTCCGGCTTTAGCACAATCCAATATCGGAATTGCCATGGGAACCGGAACCGATGTTGCTATAGAAAGTGCCAAAATAACCTTGGTGAAAGGAGATCTTAACGGAATTGTTAAGGCCAAAAACCTCAGCCACGGTGTAATGTCAAACATCAAACAAAACTTGTTTTTTGCCTTTATATACAATGTCTTAGGGGTGCCAATTGCAGCAGGAATTTTATATCCGTTTTTTGGAATTCTGCTTTCGCCTATGTTGGCGGCCTTAGCAATGA is a window from the Flavobacterium cupriresistens genome containing:
- a CDS encoding MFS transporter; the encoded protein is MKKSLIALSLGGLTIGITEFVMMGLLPDIASDMNVSIPVAGYLISAYALGVVIGAPLLVILGRNYAPKKMLLILAVMLTVFNALSIIAPDYEFLFASRFLSGLPHGAFFGVGAVVASRLADKGKEAQAIAIMFSGLTLANLIGVPIGTYIGHHFIWRHTFILIAIVGLLTFLFLYLWMPNLEKNQNVNMRTQLKFFQQIDAWLIIGITAVGFGGLFAWISYIAPLLTNVSKFAAEDVSYILILAGLGMVVGNFLGGKLADKFSPAPTTLALLFVMSVDLILVYFFSFNQYASLFFTFLTGAISFSVIAPIQMLMIRTAKDAEMIASASLQGSFNIGNALGAFLGGLPLAAGYSYASPNLIGVGMSVVGMFITFVLIQRRSTAVEVQEVKVA
- a CDS encoding AraC family transcriptional regulator; translation: MPRLNQFKTLVIDEFEDEKFHLPPHSHSYYEIIFIKKGSGIHHLNNNLLPYKSGDLFVISPDDEHYFDIKKSTRFFYIKFTDHYFNSKQNLTCDEFLIHTPESFMRDKTLKEIVLKLDDPCKTILRNTIENIAAYNCETDVSNSPIVFYQILSIFGLIKETLRGMNLVVKGNAIDNEQITSYIHQNIYQPKLVQIKVIATHFNIAQTYFSSYFKRTFSISYRDYIHNLRTTLIEKRFQNNQLSIKQVAHEFGFTDESHLSHYFRKRKNMNPTNYKRL
- a CDS encoding DUF3347 domain-containing protein; translated protein: MKNTINAVLAAITIALSVNTTTATEVKTQILIADVQDSNSLQAVFDNYFALKDALIKSDAKTSSAKATTLLASIGAVKMDKLKNNEHNVWMKVMKKMTSDAKAISSNQDLKKQRETFKSLSKNTYELIKASGASQPVYYQYCPMADANWLSKEKAVKNPYYGSSMLTCGNVVETIK
- a CDS encoding helix-turn-helix domain-containing protein produces the protein MKLYIKNMVCSRCKMVVKSEFEKLGLPTISVELGEVELKDAITENQKEALLHKLNALGFDLIDDKKSKTIEKIKTLIIDLVHHKNNELKINLSDYLVENLNQDYSTLSNLFSEIENTTIEKYFISQKIEKVKELLIYNELSLSEIADLLNYSNVAHLSNQFKKITGFTPTYFKQLKDKKRIQIENL
- a CDS encoding heavy metal translocating P-type ATPase; this translates as MTHQYIISGMSCNGCRTKVENTLNTIEGVQAVVTLNPQTATITMDKHVATEKFQEVLTAAGKYTIEMKSSKDTEEPTVKSCCSSKNGQEHKNHEQKKTTVIPHNATGVFYCPMHCEGDKTYNKAGDCPVCGMDLVPQIAITHTQFTCPMHPEIISDEPGDCPICGMDLVPMQASENDENKSYLDLLKKMKIAVLFTLPLFIISMSEMIPNNPLYKLMSIENWNWVQFFFSIPVLFYAGWMFFVRAWKSILTWNLNMFTLIGIGTSVAFLFSIAGMFFPDIFPAEFKSHHGTIHLYFEAATVIITLVLLGQLLEAKAHGQTNGAIKELLKLAPTEATLVENGVDKVISIHNIKKGDLLRVKPGEKIPVDGKITSGESNIDESMITGEPIPVDKKIGDAVIYGTINGTKSFVMIAEKVGSETMLSQIIQMVNDASRSRAPIQKLADKVAKYFVPTVVLISILTFIAWAKFGPEPAYVYGLINAIAVLIIACPCALGLATPMSVMVGVGKGAQLGILIKNAEALENMNKIDVLITDKTGTITEGKPSVEKIYAVDNDVDLLLQSIASLNQYSEHPLAQAVVNFAKAKNSTTVEVPDFETIAGKGVLGTVNAKKVALGNKKLMLQVKASISEAIENKIIAEQNLGKTVSYIAIDQTVLGYVTITDAIKENSAKAIKALIDQGVEVIMLTGDNHNTAKAVADHLHLTSFKADCLPEDKLKEIQRLQAEGKIVAMAGDGINDAPALAQSNIGIAMGTGTDVAIESAKITLVKGDLNGIVKAKNLSHGVMSNIKQNLFFAFIYNVLGVPIAAGILYPFFGILLSPMLAALAMSLSSVSVIVNALRLRNLKL